AATGGCTTCTGGCTGGAGTTCTGGGCGGGCAACAACGGTGACACCTCCGAGTCCAATCCAGCCTGGGCGCACCCGGCGAGCAATTCCGTCGAGATGCAGAAATATCAGGCCTCCGGCGAGATCGCCTACTTTGCGGAGAAGCGCACCCTCGCGCTCAACTTCGTCAAACACCACCCACTCTTCTTCGCGGAAGTCTCGGCTCGCCGCGCCCTCCGCTTTTGGACCGGCTTCTGGAGCTTCAACCGCGCCTACCTTCGCCGTGAGCCCTTCGACGTCCCCAATCTCTTCTTCTGCACAGGACTTACCCTGTTGATGCTTCGTGGCGTTGGGCGATGGTGGCGCGCCGACCGGGTCACCACGCTTCGCTACCTCATCCTGCTTGGGGTCTTTCCGCTGACGTACTACCTCACTCACAGTTCCATGGATTACCGCCAGCCGATTGAACCGGAGATCGTCATCCTGGTCACCGTTGGGCTCTTCGGTCTCGACGAGGCCTCCCAGACACCAGAAGAGTCTTCGGAGGCCTTGAGCAAGGATGAGATGGCGAGAGTCTGAGGCGCCCTTACGGAGCCACGCATCTCACAAACGACGCGTCGCTCTCGGCCTCCACAATCACCTCACCGTGCTCGGGCGGAATCACCACGGCCTGGCCGGGAACAAGCTCCGCCTCATCTCCTGGCGTGATCACCGCGACCTTGCCCTTCAGTCCCACAAAGCATCCACGTCCTGCAATCGAAACGCGACGTTCCTCCATCTTCCCCATATCGAACCGGTCCACGATGAAGTACTTCTGCTCTATCAGCCGGGTGAACCCATCCATCGCTCGTGGTGCGACCTTACCCGCGGTGGTCTTTGTCTTGATGACCTTCAGTCCCTGCTCCAGGTGGAGTTCGCGCGGACGTCCGTAGTCGTAGAGCCTGTATGTGATATCGCTGGTCTGCTGCGTCTCAAGCAGAACCACGCCGGGCCCGATCGCATGCACAGTTCCCGCGTCCACAAACAGCATGTCCCCCACCGAAACGGGAACCCATTGCAATAGATCTTCCATCGTTCCGGCTGCGATTGAGCCCTCCACGTCCTTCGTCGTCACGCCGTCCTTCAGGCCCAGAGCGACCGCAGCTCCCTTCTCGGCCTCGAGCACATACCAGCACTCCGTCTTTCCACGGGCCTCACCCGCAGCCTGTGCCTGCGCATCATCGGGATGCACCTGTACCGAAAGCTTCTCGTTCGGGAACAGCAGCTTCACCAGCAGAGGAAATTCGCCGCCCAACTCCTTCGCCAGTGAAGCGAGCGTGCGGCCTTCCAAGTCTCCGGTCTCCACGATGCATTGCGGCCCGGTAAGCCAGGCCTCGCCCACCAACTCCGTCGTGCCTGTCTCCTCATACCACGGCCGCAGGTCCCGTCTTCCCCAGACTCTCTCACTGAACCACGGCTTCAGGCGAAACGGCGCTACTACTCCCAACTCCTCGCTAGTCATCATCATCCTTCTTTGCCTTCTTCCTCTTTTCAAACAACGTTGAGGGCACGGGCTTATCGCCCATTGCATCCTTCCACAGGATAACGTTCAGCTTCTGTGCATCGGCCCTGTCGGCGTGGCGAAAGTCCATCCGGCTCGACTCCTTCGCCCCTGGCGCGGTCTTCGCGTTTGCCGTATAGATCAGTCCATTGTCGCGGTTCGTGTAGTTCGCCGTATATGGGGCCTGATCTCCCGGCCCGGTAAACAGCGTCCCGATCATCGAGCTGAACGCATCGTTGTTGTTCATCGGCGGCAGCCCCAACAGCGTCTCCATGGTCCGGACCACGCTCACCGTCGAATAAAACCGGCTGTCGACGAACGCCCCTCCATCTGCCCCTTGTGGCGAATACTTGCTGACCACCAGCGCCAGGCTGCGATGCGCATCCACATGGTCGGCGCCATTCTGCGCGTCGTCTTCCAGGATGAAGAATGCCGTGTCGTCCCAGTACGGCGAGTGCGAAACAGCATCCACCGCACGCCCAATTGCCAGATCGTTGTCCGCAATGGACGACTTCGGCGTCGGGCCGCCTGGTGTGGTTCCCGCCGTATGATCGTTCCCGAGACGTAGCATCACGAAGTTCGGCATCGTGTCCCTGCCAGCCTCACGATCGACGACCCACTGTTTGAAGTGGCGAAGAAAGACCTCCGCGCGTATCTGGTCCGGAACAAGTAGATTGAAGTCCGGTTGCTCAGGAGCAAAATGCCCCACAAGCTCAGGCTTTGTCGCGATGTTCTTCGCCAGCAGCGGAATCGCCCACGGCCACTTGTTCACGCCGCCGCCCCACTCCGCCGGAATCTCTTCTCCCGGCTGAATCGATGGATGCGGGCAATGCAGCCCCTCCAGCAGCGGTCCCTCCTGCGAGCTCCCGCTCTTCTTTACATCGCAGAAGGTCGACGAGATGTACTCGCCGAAGTGGTAGTACGTCTTACCGTGCCGCGCGAGGTTGCCCCAAAGGTATCCGCTCGCCGGCTCGTTCACGTCGGGAATCTTCTGCAGCAAGGGATACCCCTCAGCGACAACACCCTCGAAGTCATACGTGCGCTGGCCGCCCCGGTAGTTCAGCGGCCACGTCTTTTCGAGATAATCGGTCCCAATCCCGGCAGTCGACCACACGTGCCCATCGCCCGACACCTCGCCTGAGTCGTAAAAGTTATCCAGCACTCCAAACTGAAGCGCCAGCGCGTGCTCATTCGGCGTAGTCTCCTCGCCATACATCGTCAAACTCTGATCGCCATTGCCGACCGGTTTGCCATTCTGCTTCAAATCGCCAAAGACCTGATCGTAGGTCCGGTTCTCCTTGATGATGTAGATCACATGTCTGATGCGGCTCTTGCTGCCACTCGC
The Edaphobacter bradus genome window above contains:
- a CDS encoding type I phosphomannose isomerase catalytic subunit; its protein translation is MMMTSEELGVVAPFRLKPWFSERVWGRRDLRPWYEETGTTELVGEAWLTGPQCIVETGDLEGRTLASLAKELGGEFPLLVKLLFPNEKLSVQVHPDDAQAQAAGEARGKTECWYVLEAEKGAAVALGLKDGVTTKDVEGSIAAGTMEDLLQWVPVSVGDMLFVDAGTVHAIGPGVVLLETQQTSDITYRLYDYGRPRELHLEQGLKVIKTKTTAGKVAPRAMDGFTRLIEQKYFIVDRFDMGKMEERRVSIAGRGCFVGLKGKVAVITPGDEAELVPGQAVVIPPEHGEVIVEAESDASFVRCVAP